The sequence AGTCCCCACGCTCGTCGACGACCGAGCGAAGGGAGTACTCGAGCGCGCCGACGACGAGAATAGCCACGAGCGTCACCATCCAGAGGACGACGTAGATCGTATCGGCCCGCGGCGAAATCCCGGGATCCGCACCCGTTTCGCGGACGGTCTCGAGCGACTCCCAGGTCGAGTAGAAGGTCCAGGAAAAGAGCGCCGCGAGCGTGACGACCGGCGTCACGAGTCGAAGTCGATAGAGGGCGATACTGGCCACGGCACCGAGGGCGACGAGACCACCCGCGCCGTACAGTACTGTGACCGCCGAGACGAGGGTCACTGCTCCGAGTTCGATCGACTCCTGGCGAACGAACGCGCTCATCCAGATGGTGGCGACAGCGTGAATACCACCACCGATCAGCCCGACGCCGAGCGTCCGAGTCGTGAACCACTCGAACACTCGCTTTCGGTTTCGAACGCCGTACTCAGCGGCGAGCAGGTATACTGCGAGGATCGTCACCGCCAGAACCGGTCCCGTCGCCACGTCCGCTGACGGCGCTGAGAGCGGCCGTTCGATGGGAACGAACCACAGCGGCCCGAGAACGACGAGGGCGACGAGAGAGAGTCCGACTGAAGCGGGGTAGCCCGCGGCGAACGCGCCACCCAGTATCGCGCCGAGACCAACGAGCAGGACGCCCAGGAGTGCGGGTGGGACCACCCCCTCGAGTCCGTATCCGGTCGCGACGAAGTAGATCGATGCGATCGCCGGAAGGCTGACGCTGCCGAGGGCGGCGGTCCGGAGCGTGGCGCTTCGATCGGAGGGAGAGACGAGCGGTGCGGGCATTCGTCCGACCAAACGTATTCTCGAACCAATAACTCTTGGTTCGCTTTAGAACTCGAGTCGCCCCATCACGCGCTGTTGGGCCTTGCGGAGGTGTTCGGCGGCAGTTCCCGGCGCACAGTCGAGTTCGGCGGCGACCTCCTCGACGCTCGCTTCCCGCGGCACGGCGAAGTAGCCCAGCTCGCGGGCGATCCGAAGCGCCTCGCGTTGTCTCTCGGTGACCGTCTCGAGTGCCCGGTCGCCGCCACGGTATTCTCCGACGCGCTCGACGGTCGTCTCGATTCCGTCGGGAACCGCCTCGAGTGCCGACTGAATGTCCTCGGATTCACCCACGAGGCCGAACCGAACCGACCAGTCCATTCGGTATTCGAGGGGTGGGATCGGGATCAGGCTCCCGTGTGCGAACGCCGAAACCAGTTGCTCGTCGAGCTGTCCGGGTTCCTCGCGGACGTAGACGTAGAACGAACCGCCGTCGGCCGATCCGCGTTCCCCGTCCCGGTTCGTCGCGGCGGTTTTTCCGTCCGTCACGTCGATCGTGATCGGACTCTCGAGTTTCCTGAGGCGCTTTTGGTAGACCTCGCGATCGCCGACGACGTGAAAGAGAAAGACGTTGTAGCCGTCGTGTGCGTGGTTCCAGGTAACCATCCGGTAGCGACTGAACGCGTCGTGGTCCGCCACGAATCGGTGCATCGGGTGAACGTTTTCGGGCCCGTGCTGGAGCGTCAGCCGAACGGATTTCATGGGTCGGTGTTCGCGCGGGGAATATAAATGACCTAGTGAGTGACCCAGAATTGACTCCCGACGAACGCGCCGAGTACCGCGTAGGATGCTTCCGGAGTTGACCTTCGAATCTCCCGTTCCGTCCGAGCCGACGTCGGACGATAGCGTCCTCGAGACGGTACTCGAGGAGTACGCGCTCGATCGCGACGACCACCTCAACGCGCCGGCGGTCGTAATCCGGCCGGACGAGGTCCAGTCCGTTCTCACGGTGCTTCGCGACGAGGTTGGACTGGATCACTGTGCGTGTGTCACCGCACAGCAGTACGCCGACCGGTTCGAGACGATCTATCACCTTCGATCGTACGCGGACGCCAGCCGGGAGGTAAGCGTCGTCGTGCCGACCTCCGTCGACGATCCACGGAGCGAGTCCGCCGCCCCGATCTTCGAGACGGCGAACTGGCACGAACGCGAGGCCTACGACCTCGTCGGAATCGAGTACGAGGGTCACCCCGATCTTCGGCGCATCCTCCTGCCCGAGACGTGGCAGGGACACCCGCTGTCGCTCGAGTACGATCGACAAAAACCCCAGATCGTCACGCTCTCCGATCACGCCAACCCGATCGCGGGCAGCGAGCGAGATCCCGAGGGGGAGACGCTGTTTCTGAACGTCGGTCCGCACCACCCCGCGACCCACGGCGTCATGCACGTCAAGGTCGTCCTCGACGGGGAGACCGTCGTCGACGTCGAACCCGACGTCGGCTACATGCACCGCTGCGAGGAACAGCTGTGCCAGCAGGGGACCTACCGCCACCAGATCATGCCCTATCCGGATCGGTGGGACTGGGTGTCCTCGGGGCTGCTCAACGAGTGGGCCTACGCCCGGACCGCCGAGGAACTGGCTGGCCTCGAGGTGCCCGAGTACGCGCAGGTGATCCGGACGATGGGTGCAGAGCTCTCGCGGATGGCCGCACATTTTATCGCCCTCGGCACGTACGCGCTCGACGTCTTCGGGGAGTTCACGGCGACCTTCCAGTACGCGATGCGCGACCGCGAACTCGTCCTCGACGTCCTCGAGGAGCTGACCGGCCAGCGGATGATGTTTAACTACCTCCGCCTCGGCGGCGTCGCCTGGGATCTGCCCGAGCCCCGCGAGGGGTTCGTTTCTCTCGTTCGCGAGTTTCTCGCGAATCTCCCGGCCAAGATCGACGAGTATCACGATCTGCTCGTCACGAACGAAATCTTCCAGCTCCGATGCGTCGATACGGGCGTTCTCGAGCCCGAGGTCGCGAAGGCCTACGGCTGTACCGGTCCCGTCGCACGCGGTTCGGGCGTCGACTACGATCTCCGCCGGGACGATCCCTACGGCTACTACCCGAACCTCGAGTGGGACGTCGTCACCGAATCGGCCGGCGACAACTACTCGCGGCTGCTCGTCCGCATGGGGGAGGTCGAGGAGTCCGCGAAGATCGTCGAGCAGTGTCTCGACCTGCTCGAGGGCTGGCCCGAGGACGACCGCGAAACCCAGTCGAACGTCCCTCGAACCATCAAACCGGATCAGGACGCGGAACTCTACCGCGCGGTCGAGGGGGCGAAAGGCGAACTCGGCATCTACGTCCGGTCGGACGGCACCGAGACGCCGGCCCGGTTCAAGATCCGCAGTCCCTCGTTTTCGAACCTTTCGGCGCTGCCCGAGATCGCTCGCGGCGAGTACGTCGCTGATCTCATCGCGGCGATCGGGAGCCTCGACTGCATTATGGGGGAGGTCGACCGGTAGAACGATCGTACTCGACCGCAGGAAAACGGCTGAACCGATCGACGACCGTCGTTCAGTCGTCGCCGTCGTCGACGATCACTTCGACGGGCTCGTCCTCGCTCTCCTCGGACGCCTCCGAGGTGCTCTGTTCTTGCTGCCAGAGCAAC is a genomic window of Natrarchaeobius halalkaliphilus containing:
- a CDS encoding helix-turn-helix domain-containing protein translates to MKSVRLTLQHGPENVHPMHRFVADHDAFSRYRMVTWNHAHDGYNVFLFHVVGDREVYQKRLRKLESPITIDVTDGKTAATNRDGERGSADGGSFYVYVREEPGQLDEQLVSAFAHGSLIPIPPLEYRMDWSVRFGLVGESEDIQSALEAVPDGIETTVERVGEYRGGDRALETVTERQREALRIARELGYFAVPREASVEEVAAELDCAPGTAAEHLRKAQQRVMGRLEF
- a CDS encoding NADH-quinone oxidoreductase subunit D: MLPELTFESPVPSEPTSDDSVLETVLEEYALDRDDHLNAPAVVIRPDEVQSVLTVLRDEVGLDHCACVTAQQYADRFETIYHLRSYADASREVSVVVPTSVDDPRSESAAPIFETANWHEREAYDLVGIEYEGHPDLRRILLPETWQGHPLSLEYDRQKPQIVTLSDHANPIAGSERDPEGETLFLNVGPHHPATHGVMHVKVVLDGETVVDVEPDVGYMHRCEEQLCQQGTYRHQIMPYPDRWDWVSSGLLNEWAYARTAEELAGLEVPEYAQVIRTMGAELSRMAAHFIALGTYALDVFGEFTATFQYAMRDRELVLDVLEELTGQRMMFNYLRLGGVAWDLPEPREGFVSLVREFLANLPAKIDEYHDLLVTNEIFQLRCVDTGVLEPEVAKAYGCTGPVARGSGVDYDLRRDDPYGYYPNLEWDVVTESAGDNYSRLLVRMGEVEESAKIVEQCLDLLEGWPEDDRETQSNVPRTIKPDQDAELYRAVEGAKGELGIYVRSDGTETPARFKIRSPSFSNLSALPEIARGEYVADLIAAIGSLDCIMGEVDR